From the Leucobacter denitrificans genome, one window contains:
- a CDS encoding ThiF family adenylyltransferase: MRSREADSPRPAPLVGPGPQLTRDQQERASRQMLLPDFGDEAQRRLQAARVLIVGAGGLGSASVPYLAGAGVGTIGIIDNDVVELSNLHRQIGHQTADLGRRKTTSLRETALALNPGTNVIEHDLRLTSSNALEIFSKYDLVIDGSDNFPTRYLVNDAASLAGIPLVWGSILGHHGQVSVAWHAYGPGYRDLFPQPPDPGDVVTCASGGVLPGLCGTIGSLLVTEAMKLITGSGEPLIGRVLVYDAMRASTREIRYGRDELAPKITELIDYELFCAGEQAPRSITATELIARLESGRPTLLDVRNADEREAARIVPSIAVPLPELEAGDLVESLEPGARVTVYCAKGPRSIRATNLLKEHGIDAEYLAGGIEQFAREAPQLIESGNESRLESA; the protein is encoded by the coding sequence ATGAGGTCTCGCGAAGCCGATTCACCGCGACCCGCGCCGCTCGTCGGGCCCGGGCCGCAGCTCACTCGTGACCAGCAGGAGCGAGCATCGAGACAAATGCTGCTGCCCGACTTTGGTGACGAGGCCCAGCGCAGGCTCCAAGCTGCCCGGGTACTCATTGTTGGCGCGGGAGGGCTCGGGAGCGCGAGTGTGCCATACCTTGCAGGCGCAGGCGTCGGCACCATCGGCATCATCGACAACGACGTCGTCGAGCTCTCGAACCTACACCGACAAATTGGGCATCAAACAGCAGACCTCGGTCGACGCAAGACCACCTCACTGAGAGAAACGGCACTCGCGCTCAACCCCGGCACGAACGTGATCGAACACGACCTGCGCCTCACGTCTTCGAATGCACTCGAGATCTTCAGCAAATACGACCTGGTAATCGACGGCAGCGACAACTTTCCAACCCGCTATCTCGTGAATGACGCGGCGTCACTCGCCGGTATTCCACTCGTGTGGGGTTCGATTCTCGGGCACCACGGTCAGGTAAGTGTCGCGTGGCACGCATATGGCCCGGGGTACCGTGATCTCTTCCCACAACCGCCCGATCCCGGCGACGTCGTTACCTGCGCGTCAGGCGGGGTACTGCCGGGGCTCTGCGGCACGATCGGGTCGCTCCTCGTCACCGAGGCAATGAAGCTCATCACAGGTAGCGGCGAGCCTCTTATCGGGCGCGTACTCGTGTACGACGCGATGCGCGCGAGCACCCGCGAGATTCGATACGGGCGCGACGAGCTCGCACCAAAGATCACCGAACTCATTGATTACGAACTCTTCTGCGCGGGAGAACAGGCACCACGCTCGATCACCGCGACAGAGCTGATAGCGCGGCTCGAATCGGGCAGGCCCACCCTGCTTGACGTGCGCAACGCTGATGAGCGTGAGGCCGCACGCATAGTGCCGTCGATTGCGGTACCACTGCCGGAGCTTGAGGCGGGCGACCTTGTTGAGTCGCTTGAGCCCGGAGCCCGCGTCACCGTGTACTGTGCGAAGGGTCCGCGATCCATACGGGCCACAAACCTGCTCAAGGAACACGGCATCGACGCCGAATACTTGGCGGGCGGTATTGAGCAGTTCGCTCGCGAGGCGCCGCAGCTCATTGAGTCCGGAAACGAATCACGATTGGAATCAGCATGA
- a CDS encoding MoaD/ThiS family protein: MATITVRYFAAAEDAAGTGQEEWAAPTGATLEWLRGALVEKHGDAMDRALRGGSFLIDGQVRRDPGPIGGLEVDVLPPFAGG; encoded by the coding sequence ATGGCTACGATCACCGTGCGTTACTTTGCTGCGGCAGAAGATGCGGCCGGCACCGGGCAAGAAGAGTGGGCAGCGCCTACCGGGGCAACGCTTGAGTGGTTGCGCGGTGCGCTCGTTGAGAAGCACGGTGATGCGATGGATCGGGCGCTTCGCGGTGGATCGTTTCTCATAGACGGCCAGGTGCGCCGAGATCCGGGGCCCATAGGCGGTCTAGAGGTCGACGTGTTGCCCCCATTCGCGGGTGGGTAG
- the glp gene encoding gephyrin-like molybdotransferase Glp has translation MTIAPGVRTLEQHRDEVTALLTPLIESLSGRFEGVNLADPDALGRVLATAITAHSPVPAFDNSQMDGYAVCAADLLRASNENPVTLPLGLTAAAGDAPVVHASRTASPVMTGAAIPVGADAVVPVEATMSPEFPELVRAVEQTSGRTPAGSATFLEPVTHGAFVRFAAEDIAVGDTVLDAGTRLTPARIGAAAAVGVTRAQVRPRIQVLLCATGDELTHGAQTTLSQGHIYDANTPMLAAALRELGAEVRVVRTGDNPDEFLRALHGVTGEYHLVVTSGGISKGAYEVVRAALAPLGVWFGSVAMQPGGPQGLGEIDSSSGRVPVLCFPGNPVSSLLSLELFLAPTLKGLAGRSTTPDIAHLPLAHDVDSPPAKHQIRRGSVNSDGTVSLSGPGSHLIGDLAAADVLVHLPVGLAHAEAGTTVETWRFND, from the coding sequence ATGACTATCGCCCCCGGTGTACGGACACTTGAGCAGCACCGCGACGAAGTGACCGCACTGCTCACTCCGCTGATCGAATCGCTGAGTGGGCGCTTTGAGGGTGTGAATCTCGCGGATCCCGATGCTCTGGGGCGAGTCCTTGCAACCGCAATCACCGCGCACTCGCCGGTTCCGGCGTTCGATAATTCGCAGATGGATGGGTATGCAGTGTGTGCTGCCGACTTGCTGCGCGCGTCCAACGAGAATCCGGTTACGCTTCCGCTCGGCCTTACGGCAGCGGCTGGAGATGCCCCGGTTGTGCACGCGTCTCGAACTGCGTCACCCGTGATGACGGGTGCAGCGATTCCTGTGGGTGCCGATGCGGTTGTGCCTGTCGAGGCGACAATGTCGCCCGAGTTTCCTGAGCTTGTTCGCGCCGTGGAGCAGACGAGCGGGCGAACGCCTGCCGGGAGCGCGACGTTCCTCGAACCGGTCACACACGGAGCGTTCGTCAGGTTCGCAGCCGAAGACATCGCGGTGGGGGACACAGTGCTGGATGCCGGGACTCGCCTGACTCCGGCTCGCATTGGTGCGGCGGCGGCTGTCGGCGTGACTCGAGCGCAGGTTCGCCCGCGGATACAGGTGCTGCTGTGCGCGACCGGTGACGAGCTCACGCACGGAGCGCAGACCACGCTTTCACAGGGGCACATCTACGACGCAAACACGCCCATGCTCGCGGCCGCACTGCGCGAACTCGGTGCCGAGGTGCGAGTCGTGCGAACGGGCGACAATCCCGACGAGTTTCTCCGAGCTCTGCACGGGGTGACGGGCGAGTACCACCTCGTAGTGACGTCTGGCGGTATCAGCAAGGGCGCATACGAGGTCGTGCGCGCGGCACTCGCTCCGCTCGGGGTGTGGTTTGGTTCGGTCGCGATGCAGCCCGGCGGCCCCCAGGGCCTCGGAGAGATCGACAGCTCAAGTGGGCGAGTTCCGGTGCTGTGCTTTCCGGGTAACCCCGTGAGCTCGTTGCTGTCTCTCGAGTTGTTTCTCGCGCCAACGCTCAAGGGGCTGGCTGGCCGATCCACCACGCCCGACATCGCGCACCTACCGCTCGCCCACGACGTCGACTCGCCACCCGCTAAGCACCAGATTCGGCGGGGGAGCGTGAACTCAGACGGCACGGTCAGCCTGTCGGGGCCGGGATCGCACCTCATCGGCGACCTCGCCGCGGCCGATGTGCTCGTACACCTGCCCGTAGGCCTCGCACACGCAGAGGCCGGCACCACCGTTGAAACCTGGAGGTTTAATGACTGA
- the moaC gene encoding cyclic pyranopterin monophosphate synthase MoaC: MTEQLHPEGLTHLRADGSAHMVDVTDKAVTKRTATAEAYFVSTLDTVARLMNGDLPKGEALGTARIAGIMAAKRTSDLIPLCHPLPLTRIEIDFESHDDRVRVVASVTTKGVTGVEMEALTAVSVAALTLYDMTKAVDRHASVTGIRVCEKSGGKSGDWSVE, from the coding sequence ATGACTGAGCAGCTGCACCCAGAAGGGCTCACTCACTTGCGAGCCGACGGCAGCGCGCACATGGTTGACGTCACTGACAAAGCCGTCACCAAGCGCACGGCGACAGCCGAGGCGTACTTTGTGTCCACGCTCGACACAGTTGCGCGTCTTATGAATGGTGACTTGCCGAAGGGTGAAGCGCTCGGCACCGCGCGCATCGCCGGAATCATGGCCGCCAAGCGCACCTCAGACCTTATTCCGCTCTGCCACCCACTGCCGCTCACGCGCATCGAGATCGACTTCGAATCACACGATGACCGTGTGCGGGTAGTCGCGAGCGTCACGACGAAGGGCGTCACGGGGGTTGAGATGGAGGCGCTCACCGCGGTGAGTGTTGCGGCGCTCACGCTCTACGACATGACGAAAGCGGTGGATCGCCACGCATCGGTCACAGGCATTCGCGTCTGCGAAAAGAGCGGTGGCAAGAGCGGGGACTGGTCGGTCGAATGA
- a CDS encoding MogA/MoaB family molybdenum cofactor biosynthesis protein, with protein MNPGAARSAAVIVVSTSAASGAAVDETGPVIRAWLQARGFETAEAVVVADGEAVGAALRAQVDQGHRVVLTTGGTGIARDDSTPEETRPLLDVELPGLVNLLRERGQENTKYAALTRGVAGFADGTFVMNLPGSRGGVADGLAILGDLLDHLLEQREASAGHPPRRST; from the coding sequence ATGAATCCCGGAGCTGCCCGAAGCGCGGCCGTCATCGTGGTGTCCACGTCGGCGGCATCAGGGGCTGCCGTTGATGAGACCGGCCCGGTGATTCGCGCGTGGCTCCAAGCGCGCGGCTTCGAGACAGCTGAGGCCGTAGTCGTCGCCGATGGTGAGGCGGTGGGGGCAGCGCTGCGCGCGCAAGTGGATCAGGGACACCGTGTCGTGCTCACGACCGGAGGTACCGGGATCGCACGCGACGACAGTACGCCCGAAGAGACCCGCCCGCTGCTCGATGTCGAGCTTCCAGGGCTTGTCAACCTGCTCAGAGAACGCGGACAAGAAAACACCAAGTACGCAGCGCTGACACGAGGCGTCGCGGGATTTGCTGATGGCACGTTTGTGATGAACCTGCCCGGGTCCCGCGGGGGCGTTGCCGATGGCCTTGCGATACTGGGCGACCTACTCGACCATTTGCTGGAACAACGAGAGGCCTCGGCGGGGCATCCGCCGAGGCGATCCACGTGA
- a CDS encoding cytochrome P450, protein MRDAAIDAETFSSAVSRFRAIPNSLDGDEHRTYRDLIDTYFTDEEVAAQEAQCRAHASAIVAGLARGEMVRTVIDIGTTFAVRAQSTWLGWPEDVENDLVTWVNDKRDASREGNDAQLAEIADRFDAIITRVLDASKSGDPESVTARLTREQVDGRPLEHEEIVSILRNWTAGDLGSLAACVGVIVHHIATDVALQRYLRELLAAADPRQFEDALEEVLRIDNPFVSNRRVTTRDTQIAGVDVPAGTRVHLNWTSANRDSEVFESPDSFNPDANQAQNLVFGIGPHVCPGRALTLMELRVIVSELLNQTDTITMYAGEKPLRERPPASGWAQVPIVLA, encoded by the coding sequence GTGCGCGACGCAGCGATCGACGCCGAGACGTTCTCGAGCGCGGTTTCGCGATTTCGGGCGATACCGAACAGCCTCGACGGTGACGAACACCGAACGTACCGCGACCTCATCGACACCTACTTCACCGACGAAGAGGTGGCGGCGCAGGAGGCGCAGTGCCGGGCGCATGCGTCAGCGATTGTTGCGGGTCTTGCCCGCGGCGAGATGGTGCGCACGGTGATTGACATCGGCACCACGTTCGCAGTGCGAGCGCAGAGCACGTGGCTCGGGTGGCCAGAAGATGTCGAGAATGATCTCGTCACCTGGGTCAATGACAAGCGGGATGCGAGCCGTGAGGGCAATGACGCGCAGCTCGCCGAGATTGCGGATCGCTTCGACGCAATCATCACGCGCGTGCTTGACGCGAGCAAGTCTGGAGACCCGGAGAGCGTTACCGCCCGGCTCACCCGCGAGCAGGTCGACGGGCGACCGCTCGAGCACGAGGAGATCGTGTCGATCCTGCGTAACTGGACCGCGGGAGACCTAGGTTCGCTCGCTGCGTGCGTCGGCGTGATCGTGCACCACATCGCAACCGACGTAGCGTTGCAGCGGTATCTTCGCGAGCTCTTGGCCGCTGCAGATCCGCGCCAGTTCGAAGACGCGCTCGAAGAAGTACTCCGCATCGACAACCCGTTTGTCTCAAACCGTCGCGTCACGACTCGCGATACGCAGATTGCGGGGGTTGATGTGCCTGCTGGCACGAGGGTGCACCTCAATTGGACATCGGCGAACCGTGACTCTGAGGTCTTCGAGTCGCCCGACTCGTTCAACCCCGACGCGAATCAAGCGCAGAACCTCGTCTTCGGTATCGGGCCGCACGTGTGCCCCGGCCGCGCACTCACCCTCATGGAGCTACGAGTCATCGTCTCAGAACTCTTGAACCAGACCGACACCATCACGATGTATGCGGGCGAGAAGCCACTGCGCGAGCGCCCGCCAGCGAGCGGCTGGGCCCAGGTGCCGATCGTGCTTGCCTGA
- a CDS encoding LysR substrate-binding domain-containing protein, with product MEINKARAFLAVAEELHFGRAAERLHIAQPPLSRMIRALERELDAELFVRSPRQVSLTPVGEALVEPARELIMQSERMLHLVRRVQRGETGRVRLGFSGASMNSVVSELVRRAHVDRPDLTIALQGSQLSQPGLERLKAGALDAVVGRWDVLPPDIDSRVIAREQLVLALPRNHRLTSQRAVSATDLAAEPWVVLPGGSGSTLSSRLHELALRGKFVPRIVETAADSATQLLMVDAGIGVALTFSGVRENVPVHTVAFLPLEPSLGEVEVRLAWRRNEVTPPLAAIIETAEGLGAAIDT from the coding sequence ATGGAAATCAACAAAGCGCGGGCCTTTCTCGCGGTCGCCGAAGAACTACACTTCGGTCGCGCTGCCGAGCGCCTGCACATCGCGCAGCCGCCGCTGAGCCGCATGATTCGCGCGCTCGAACGAGAGCTCGACGCCGAGCTGTTCGTGCGTAGCCCTCGTCAGGTGTCTCTCACCCCAGTGGGCGAGGCGCTTGTTGAGCCCGCGCGCGAACTCATTATGCAGTCTGAGCGCATGTTGCACCTCGTGCGGCGGGTGCAGCGCGGCGAGACCGGCCGCGTGCGCCTCGGATTCTCAGGCGCGTCGATGAATTCAGTCGTGAGCGAGTTGGTGCGCAGAGCTCATGTGGATCGGCCAGACCTCACCATCGCACTGCAGGGCTCGCAGCTGTCACAGCCCGGGCTCGAGCGACTCAAGGCGGGTGCGCTCGACGCCGTTGTCGGGCGCTGGGATGTACTGCCGCCGGATATAGACTCGCGAGTCATTGCTCGGGAGCAACTTGTGCTTGCGCTGCCTCGAAACCACAGGCTCACCTCGCAGCGTGCGGTGTCGGCGACGGATCTTGCGGCAGAGCCGTGGGTGGTGCTGCCCGGGGGCAGTGGATCGACGCTCTCGTCTCGACTCCATGAGCTTGCACTGCGGGGTAAGTTTGTGCCGCGCATCGTTGAAACCGCTGCCGATTCGGCCACGCAGCTGCTCATGGTCGATGCGGGTATCGGCGTGGCACTTACCTTCTCGGGAGTGCGTGAAAATGTGCCGGTGCACACCGTCGCGTTTTTGCCACTCGAGCCTTCGCTCGGCGAGGTCGAGGTGCGACTCGCGTGGCGTCGCAACGAGGTGACGCCACCTCTTGCGGCAATTATCGAGACCGCTGAGGGGCTTGGGGCCGCTATCGATACCTAA